A window from Schistosoma haematobium chromosome 1, whole genome shotgun sequence encodes these proteins:
- the NAA38 gene encoding N(alpha)-acetyltransferase 38, NatC auxiliary, variant 3 (EggNog:ENOG410Z7Z7~COG:S~BUSCO:EOG091G02E4) yields the protein MIIGCSKLCNLLKSSLYHRRIQPITACSLLLWRRSQSHCKVNLSTRDLVEVVNQKAKIHKYIKPQEPEEPLYVNSLERCDSEEDLNVISENDQLDFGALSADNVCQQPYHESLVNRSIKNIEKKSVIDELLSTDEVEEDPADCLRLSNVYRRHPPEHYCELIKRYCKAGDTNSALSVFFSEMLEKDRVLPSRFHAHMVLDGLARVGDSENAFRVYKKMTELGIDATQATYSRLFRACAEDIATWFRKNRTFMPPVVNRTENHSLLLHRKMLALQKALAPDMSPDNFGGPALHKVYLFWRRLMEKNIPMNQFTYNTLILALAKAGDIHGCLRALDMMLETENIDRFSRKSIGCKNKLLFADSFTISSVLSAIEPASAKRNLESCHRRMGLSKQSANSNDVFNRVSPFQLALSLWHDLVPLSNNDVAPHHFTLLARIMGLQNDCLDANNNCEIVFVNNTRYKSFQDIFKPSSGDSSSSVNLIHPSCTSRELASMMIAQATKSSLLSSTSTVELKSTSSESMIDEAPESLQLDWNDTMLALRSPINLLLPTDKPIVICGPKDQCMYPWQRLALVGGLYGLLDTVENRYKLKVNISFFTCIVSLLPPPVKSDQCYTKDAFDTWETEVLNLLSKFKLTADTALYNSFIHRRTSSGLNANHLLADMTRKGLIPDQITWGCLARGCQTKESVKQLLRGFEIAATTPLSSIDLETNSIPREQNVHSQIVRPSFTFFSTLLSTSGFNWELKAFVIEYMRCPIHIDELSNKKSAIPKRDVYGNQVSNHFDGFVLDRRVIASIDIDIGLFRELLANGVIPKGKLVMRVCTHFIEYT from the exons ATGATCATCGGTTGCtccaaactttgtaatctactgAAATCATCG CTTTATCATCGTAGAATTCAACCGATCACTGCTTGCAGCCTTTTGTTGTGGAGACGTTCCCAATCACACTGCAAGGTCAATTTATCTACTCGTGATCTTGTGGAAGTGGTTAACCAAAAAGCCAAAATTCACAAATATATAAAGCCACAAGAGCCTGAAGAACCTTTGTACGTGAATAGCCTGGAAAGATGTGACTCAGAAGAGGATTTGAACGTCATATCGGAAAATGATCAGTTGGACTTTGGTGCTCTTAGTGCGG ATAATGTATGTCAACAACCATATCATGAGTCACTTGTTAATCGATCAATTAAGAACATAGAAAAAAAGTCAGTTATCGATGAACTATTGAGTACTGATGAAGTTGAAGAAGATCCTGCTGACTGTTTAAGATTAAGTAACGTTTATCGTCGTCATCCTCCTGAACATTATTGTGAATTAATAAAACGTTATTGTAAAGCAGGTGATACAAATTCAGCATTATCT GTATTTTTCTCTGAAATGTTGGAAAAGGATCGTGTTCTCCCATCGAGATTTCATGCTCATATGGTTCTGGATGGTTTGGCCAGAGTTGGAGACAGTGAGAATGCATTTCGCGTTTATAAAAAGATGACTGAATTGGGTATCGATGCAACCCAGGCAACTTACTCACGTTTGTTTCG CGCTTGCGCTGAGGATATTGCAACATGGTTTCGAAAGAATAGAACTTTTATGCCACCTGTTGTAAATCGTACTGAGAACCATTCATTGTTATTACACCGTAAAAT GCTGGCTCTTCAGAAAGCATTGGCTCCAGACATGTCACCAGATAACTTTGGTGGACCTGCGCTTCATAAAGTGTATCTTTTCTGGCGTCGTTTAATGGAAAAAAATATCCCAATGAATCAATTTACATACAATACACTTATTTTGGCTCTTGCCAAAG CTGGTGATATTCATGGTTGTCTGCGTGCCTTGGATATGATGTTGGAAACTGAAAATATTGATCGTTTTTCTCGAAAATCAATTGGATGTAAAAATAAATTGTTGTTTGCCGATTCTTTCACAATATCATCTGTACTCTCGGCTATTGAACCAGCTAGTGCGAAGAGAAATCTCGAATCGTGTCATCGACGTATGGGTTTATCGAAACAATCAGCGAACTCAAACGATGTTTTCAATCGTGTTAGCCCATTCCAACTAGCTTTATCTTTATGGCATGATTTAGTTCCATTGTCAAATAATGATGTTGCTCCGCATCATTTCACTTTACTAGCCAGAATAATGGGATTGCAAAATGACTGTTTGGATGCAAATAATAATTGTGAAATAGTTTTTGTGAATAATACTCGTTATAAGTCATTTCAAGATATATTTAAACCTTCTTCTGGCGACTCATCCAGTTCTGTAAATCTAATACATCCTTCCTGTACATCACGTGAATTGGCGTCAATGATGATTGCACAAGCTACAAAATCTTCATTATTAAGCAGCACGTCTACCGTTGAATTAAAGTCGACCAGTAGTGAATCAATGATTGACGAAGCGCCGGAATCCCTTCAGCTTGATTGGAATGATACAATGTTAGCACTTCGTAGCCCAATAAATCTTCTTTTGCCTACTGATAAACCAATAGTA ATTTGTGGACCAAAAGACCAATGTATGTATCCTTGGCAACGTCTTGCTCTCGTTGGTGGATTGTATGGTCTCCTGGATACTGTTGAAAATCGTTACAAATTGAAAGTGAATATTAGTTTTTTCACTTGTATCGTCAGTTTGTTGCCACCACCAGTGAAATCTGATCAGTGTTACACAAAAGATGCTTTTGATACTTGGGAAACAGAAGTTTTAAATTTACTTTCAAAGTTTAAACTAACTGCTGATACTGCATTATACAATTCTTTTATTCATCGTAGAACATCATCTGGTTTGAATGCTAATCATTTATTAGCAGATATGACTCGTAAAGGGTTAATTCCTGACCAA ATTACTTGGGGTTGCCTAGCTCGAGGTTGTCAAACAAAAGAGTCAGTTAAACAACTCCTACGTGGATTTGAGATTGCTGCTACAACCCCACTATCTTCCATTGATTTGGAGACTAACAGTATACCTCGTGAACAAAATGTCCACTCACAAATCGTTAGACCAAGTTTCACATTCTTCAGTACTTTACTATCAACGTCTGGATTTAATTGGGAGTTGAAGGCATTTGTTATTGAATATATGAGGTGTCCAATTCACATAGATGAGTTGTCTAATAAGAAATCTGCCATACCGAAACGCGATGTTTATGGAAACCAAGTATCCAATCATTTCGATGGATTTGTGTTAGATCGCCGAGTAATCGCATCTATTGATATAGATATTGGTTTGTTTCGAGAGCTTTTGGCGAATGGTGTAATTCCGAAAGGTAAGTTGGTTATGCGAGTGTGTACTCATTTTATAGAATATACATGA